In the Oncorhynchus keta strain PuntledgeMale-10-30-2019 chromosome 29, Oket_V2, whole genome shotgun sequence genome, one interval contains:
- the LOC118362979 gene encoding syntaxin-3-like: MKDRLEQLKAKSDVAGDDVEVPVENQAFMDDFFAQIEEIRSSIDKIDESVAQAKKLYSTILSAPTSEQKTQDDLEAVTNDIKKAAGTARNKLKSIEKQLETNTEERSSADTRIRKSQHAILAKKFVEVMTKYNEAQTDFRDKSKGRIARQLEITGKTTTDEELEEMLEGGNAAVFTAGIMESGISKQALNEIEARHKDIVRLESSIKELHDMFVDIAMLVENQGGMIDKIESNMDQSVGFVERAVADTKKAAKFQQEARRKQMMIMCCCVILCVIGGSFLYSFIK; encoded by the exons aAAAGTGATGTGGCTGGGGACGATGTGGAGGTTCCAGTGGAGAACCAAGCCTTTATGGATGACTTCTTCGCCCAG ATTGAGGAGATTCGCAGCAGCATCGATAAGATAGATGAGAGTGTGGCGCAAGCAAAGAAGCTGTACTCGACCATCCTCTCCGCCCCTACATCAGAGCAGA AGACGCAAGATGACTTGGAGGCGGTCACCAACGACATCAAGAAAGCAGCCGGCACCGCTCGCAACAAACTAAAGA GTATCGAGAAGCAACTTGAGACAAACACAGAGGAACGGTCGTCAGCAGACACGAGGATCCGGAAGTCCCAG CATGCCATCCTGGCCAAGAAGTTTGTGGAGGTGATGACCAAGTACAACGAGGCTCAGACGGACTTTAGAGACAAGAGCAAAGGCCGCATCGCCCGGCAGCTGGAGATCA CGGGAAAAACAACAACCGACGAGGAGCTGGAGGAGATGTTGGAAGGAGGGAACGCAGCCGTCTTCACCGCAGGG ATCATGGAGTCGGGTATATCGAAGCAGGCGTTGAATGAGATTGAGGCGCGGCACAAAGACATTGTGAGGCTGGAGAGCAGCATCAAAGAGCTTCATGACATGTTCGTGGACATTGCTATGCTGGTGGAGAACCAG GGCGGTATGATTGACAAGATTGAGAGCAACATGGACCAATCGGTGGGCTTCGTAGAGCGGGCGGTTGCCGACACCAAGAAAGCAGCCAAATTTCAGCAGGAGGCCCGTAGG AAGCAGATGATGATCATGTGTTGCTGTGTCATCCTCTGTGTCATCGGAGGGTCCTTCCTCTACAGCTTTATCAAATAG